From the genome of Mixophyes fleayi isolate aMixFle1 chromosome 2, aMixFle1.hap1, whole genome shotgun sequence, one region includes:
- the LOC142139987 gene encoding Y-box-binding protein 1-like, protein MEMGVGSYQWRIETLDIGGREKVGRSMESDDSGNVEGVEWLRILRGYQKFAGPHIKVLGTVKWFNVRKGYGFINRNDTKKDVFVHQTAIKKSNPQKYLRSVGDGETVEFDVIEGRKGAEATNVTGPGSTPVQGSKHATDRRYYRHYSYCKDPPQNYQQNYQKRETDGEKSEDIESVPEAECPKLENPYRKCPYSPYYLKRPYRYRLQYPDATPVQSEVMIGRKVLKKKNHR, encoded by the exons atggagatgggagtgggaaGTTATCAGTGGAGAATTGAGACACTGGACATTGGCGGGAGGGAGAAAGTAGGACGAAGCATGGAGAGTGATGACTCTGGAAATGTAGAGGGGGTGGAGTGGTTGAGGATTCTGAGG GGTTATCAAAAGTTCGCTGGTCCCCATATAAAGGTTTTAGGCACTGTCAAATGGTTTAATGTGCGTAAGGGCTATGGATTTATAAACAGGAATGACACCAAGAAAGACGTGTTTGTACACCAGACTGCCATTAAGAAAAGCAACCCACAGAAGTATCTTCGCAGTGTGGGAGATGGAGAGACTGTAGAGTTTGATGTGATAGAAGGGAGGAAAGGTGCTGAGGCAACTAATGTAACTGGTCCTGGTAGTACTCCAGTCCAAGGCAGCAAACATGCAACAGATCGCAGATATTATAGACACTATTCATATTGCAAAGATCCTCCACAAAACTATCAACAAAACTACCAAAAAAGAGAAACCGATGGAGAGAAGTCAGAAGATATTGAAAGTGTGCCagaggcagagtgtcctaaactggAAAACCCTTACCGGAAATGTCCCTATTCACCATACTACTTAAAGAGACCATATAGATATAGACTGCAGTATCCTGATGCCACTCCAGTACAGAGTGAAGTGATGATAGGGCGCAaagttctaaaaaagaaaaaccacAGATAG